CGGGCTGGAGGTCGTCCCACCGGAGCAGCTGACTGTCAGCCCGGACTGTGGGGTGAAACTGCTCCCGCGTGAGGCTGCGTACCAGAAGATGGAGAACATGGTCACGGCAGCCCGCGAAATCGAGGCGGAACTGGACGCCGGCACCATCGACACCCCCCGTTCAACGGTCAGCAACGACTGACGGAAACAGCCCCCGCGGTAAGGGGGCTAGAACCGGTCGGGACAGAACAGTGTTCGCTGGGGGTACATCGACGATAGCGTCTCCACCACGCCGTCGGTGTAGACCTCGAACGTCCCGGTCAGTCTGGCCCGCTCGACGCCGCCGTACCCGACGAAAAGCTGGGTAAAGGTGCCGATATCGAGCTGGATATCCGGTCGCGTATCAGTTCTCGTCACCGTCGCGTTCCCGTCAGAGACGGTGATTTCGTACGTATCGTCGTTCCACTCGGCTATGTCGTCCACAATAGAAACGGTGAGTGTCGCGTCGATACTCCTATAGTCGAGCCGTTCGACGGCCGTCGGGAACTCAAGCACACGACCGACCGGTCCCAGGGTGACCGAGTAGTCGACGGCAGCAGCATCCGAGAGCAGTGCCAAGAGCTCGACATCTGTCAGAGGAGGATGCTGTACTACTGACCTGACGACCCGCTTTCCGAGGCCTTCGTCACGATAGGCTTTGTTGACGATGACGTCGTAGATGACCCCATAGTAGCTGTAATCAGTGAGGACACGAGCCGAGGCCACCACTTCATCGACCTGGGTATCGAGAGCATAGATGTGTTCGCCACTGTGCCTGAGAGCAGTTGCGACTCGATCTCGGTCCCGATCCTCCCAAGAATCGTACGTCTCGTAGCAGTTCTGCACGCCGCTGATTATCTCGTCGGAAACGCCCGATTTCAGTTCTAATATTATAGTATGATACTATCATTCTGATAAATTAAAATTTTCTACGGGATAATATCACTGACTGTTTTCGTCCCACTCCGTGGCGAGAATACTGTAGATGAGCAGGTCTTTGAACTCGCCATCCGAGTAGTGGTATTCCCGCAGACGGCCCTCTTCCTGGAAGCCGAACGGTTCTATGACCCTTCGGGAGGGACCGTTGTCCGCCAGGATTCTGGCGATGACTTTGTGTAGTCGCTGGTCAGCAAAGGCAAACTGGAGACATGATTCGACGGCCTCGGTGGCGTACCCCTGTCCCTGTGCGTCCGGGACGAGCCAGTAGCCCAGCTCGGCGTGGCCGTTCCGGGGTTCGATATCGAACAGGTAGACGAGACCACGCGGAGTCATCGGCTCCTCTTTCGTGCAGACAAGCAGGTGGAGTGTCTCGTCAGACTCGATCCACTGAGCAAGCTCGGCCTGTGATAGCGGCTCAGCGATTGGCATCCGTCGCCAGACGTGGGGGCTATTCCAGTTCGACTGAACGAATTCGTAGTCCTCCTCCTCTACGAGTCTGTAGGTCAACCGTTCGCTGTGGAAGAACTCGGGTCCTGGCATCCCTCGGGGAAGATTAGGGAATCAGCAGGAGTTTGCCTGTACTTTCGCGGGTCTGGAGGGCTTTGTGGGCCGAACCCGCGTCCGAAAGCGAGTATCGGTCGCCGACGTGGACCGACACCTCACCCGAGTTGAAAAGCGAGTTGAGTTTCGGGATGCCAGCTTTGACCCGGTCGGGCTGTGTCCGGAGCGCATGGCCAAGATGGTACCCGAGTACTGACTTGTTCTCGAACAGTAATCGAGGGAGCGAGACGGACGGAATATCGCCACTGGCCATCCCGTAGGAGACAACTCGTCCCGCAGGTGCGAGCCCGTCCAGGGCTTCGTAGAACGCTTTGCCACCCACTCCATCGAGGACGAGATCGACACCCTCCTCATCCGTGATAGTCGCCAGTCGTGAAACGACATCGGCCTCGGTGTAGTCTATGGTTGCATCGGCGCCGAGCGAGGCAGCCAGCTCTCGTTTCTCCGCCGTGCTTGCTGTTCCGACAACAGTCACATCGG
This portion of the Haloarcula salinisoli genome encodes:
- a CDS encoding NADPH:quinone oxidoreductase family protein, which encodes MRAIRVQDHGSPDVLELVETEEPIPGEGEVCIEVAAAGLNFADIEKRRGRYPDGPDPPYTPGIEVSGRVVEAGPETSIETGETVAAFVDGGGYAEQVLAPEETVFEIPDGMSTPVAAGIPVQFLTAHNALIEWGGLEAGETVLVNAAAGGVGTAAVQIASSHPDVTVVGTASTAEKRELAASLGADATIDYTEADVVSRLATITDEEGVDLVLDGVGGKAFYEALDGLAPAGRVVSYGMASGDIPSVSLPRLLFENKSVLGYHLGHALRTQPDRVKAGIPKLNSLFNSGEVSVHVGDRYSLSDAGSAHKALQTRESTGKLLLIP
- a CDS encoding GNAT family N-acetyltransferase, which gives rise to MPGPEFFHSERLTYRLVEEEDYEFVQSNWNSPHVWRRMPIAEPLSQAELAQWIESDETLHLLVCTKEEPMTPRGLVYLFDIEPRNGHAELGYWLVPDAQGQGYATEAVESCLQFAFADQRLHKVIARILADNGPSRRVIEPFGFQEEGRLREYHYSDGEFKDLLIYSILATEWDENSQ
- a CDS encoding GNAT family N-acetyltransferase, with the translated sequence MQNCYETYDSWEDRDRDRVATALRHSGEHIYALDTQVDEVVASARVLTDYSYYGVIYDVIVNKAYRDEGLGKRVVRSVVQHPPLTDVELLALLSDAAAVDYSVTLGPVGRVLEFPTAVERLDYRSIDATLTVSIVDDIAEWNDDTYEITVSDGNATVTRTDTRPDIQLDIGTFTQLFVGYGGVERARLTGTFEVYTDGVVETLSSMYPQRTLFCPDRF